The genomic window CTACGTGACTTGCAAGAAGTGGAACCAAGAAGTAGTTACCTGACACCTTCCAGAAAAGCATTGAGGGAAATGACTCTGCCATCATGTATATTAAGTACAATTTCTGTGTTCCAGAAAAAATACTTTAGAGAAAGCATATAGAGTTGTAAAAATTTTCCTGGGAATCACTGTCATGCCTTGTCCCCTGTAAAACAAGGTAATTTTTTCTGGTCCTGttgaacagaaaaagagatttgaACAATAAGGCTACAGAGAACACTGACTTTCCATGCAGATATTCAGCTATGGCAGTCCAGCAAGGAATGAATCACATAAGCAGTTCTTTAAAGTCTGAGAATGTTTTATAGGCTTGGCAGCACGCAAAGATTTTTGGGAATTGGACGAGATACCCATGACCATGCAGTTAGAAATCACATTGCTAAAGAGAACCCGTAAGCTTCTAGCCAGCATTAGAGTTGGCCGCTGTTGTCTGTAACCTTTGCGACACTGAGAAATGGCCACCTTCAGTAGAAAAGCTGTGTCTGGAAATTAGAAGACGAATCCATTTAGGCCAGTCTGAGTAATGAAGAGGGAAATTGGGGGTGATTGCTATTATCACTCTTATCCACATAACGCCtttcataaataaatacttgGAAAAGATAAGTATCTTCTGCTTCACCCAATTCCTACTTTGGCTCCTCTAATTTCTCTTTCAGAGTGGTATTATTCTGTTCTGACCTCAGACGTGATTCAAACAacaggttgttttgggtttttgtttgagttttttggttggggttttttttcagaaatgggtctatatttttaatttgttagcTTTTTTCCTTAGAGTTTTAACCCGTAAAGTCTTGCAGTTAAGAGAACTAAGCCTTGgccaatgaaaaagaaataaagggatGCAAGTCACTTTTGTGACTTCAAATTTTATCCCAAGAcactgagaggaaggaaaagataaattttcttttttttttttttttttaatctgaaattctaCAATTTGGATCCACTAGATACAGACACAATCTTAACAACACATGCAAAACTTGTTCAACAGATACTGTTATTGTGCAGTTTGGGTTTTCAGGTTGGGAAGCtatctagaagagaaaaaaatgctttccaagAATGGTCACAtgagggcaagaaaaaaaaaaaataaaaatcttgtttggaagtcttagaaggaaaaagtaaacagCTTGTCACTTGCAAGTAGGGGAAAAATTTGAAGACCCTCCAGGCTGAAGTCTAACAGGCATCTCTAACCCATTTGATTTCGTGTCTTGTACTCTCCAGTGGGTACGTACTCGGTCAAGGTCACCTTTCTCTTGGTTAAGGAGTATCTAGTGGCATTTATGCACCTGTTCAAATAGTTTCCCTTCAAAAAGGTTTCAAAATACAGTCTCTTTCTTTGGATCTCTGCATTCAATTGTATGTTATGTTTTTGCAACAACGGAAAAAAGGAGGAACAGGTACGAAGTCCTTTTGCCTCCCaatacagtgcagaaaaaaaatatctgcctttATAAATACAACACGGGTGCTGACTGGCTGGTGCCTGCTTACCCTAATGAGCTTAAAATCTTATTTGTAGTGGACATCTGTCAAGACAGAAGTGAGGCACACAAGTCCTCTTAATCCATTAGCTCTAAATCCAGCAGAGCTTTCACACTCCCTTTTTGaatcaaggaagaaaacctgagtTGGAACGTACAATGGAGCAGTGCACAACTTCAAGAGCAGATCCTAGGCAGTAAGCACGTGAGATTTCAAGGCAAACAACAATGAAAACTGACAACAAAACTGGGATCGTGATGGAAAGCTCATGAGAAAAAGGCCAGTCTGCAGTTCAGGACGAAACAGTGAGTTTAATTCTTTGTTGTGTCTTCCCTAGTTCATCTGGATTTTTAATCAAAAATAAAGCCAAAGCCAGAGAAAAGATGGGCTGCACACCTTCTCACAGTGAGATTGCTAATACTATTGCAAGAAGTGGTCTTAAGGCTTTGAATAAACCCAAAAGTATTTTGCGTATTGATCCAGGCGAGAAAGGAATCCCTCTGctggttaaaggttcatcttgCTACTATATTGATGAATTCTACCAATATGAGatccagaggaaagaaaaggaggataaACTATCAGAGGAGGACAAAAATGATCATTTGCAGTTATATTCCAAGGCTCATTCAGATCCCCTGATTTCcagggaagacaaaaaaattgaGAGGGCAGCCACAGATGCTGATGTCGTTATGTCAGAACTGATTGAGTCTCAGAAACACATCACTGAGGCCATACAGATCAGAAAGCAAAGCTCCTGTGAATCAGAAGCATCGGCTTTCATTTGGGATGACAAGAATGAAAGCAATGCAAAGCAAAtcccaaagaaaggaaagaagcaaaaaaatcacaAGCTGGCAAAGCAAGGTCGACCTAGCAAAAGTAAAGAAAAGTCTGGTTTGGCCCCGTGCGAGACAGAGAAAAAGGTGGATTTCCCAGAAGTGCTTGTTAAGGCTCATCAGAGTGCGTACGCCTACTTAAATCCCAACCTCTCCAAGTATGAATCTATACTTCACATGGCCAACCAGGCTACCCAAACTCAGCTCTTCCTACAGCAGATGGTAACCTTTCTGGTACTTCGCTTTGATGAAATCAACCAGCTCTTGGAAGAAATTGCCAATGATGGGGAAAATCTTCTCAAAGATGTAGGCGGGAATCTGGCATGGCCAGCAGAAAAAGGTGATTTGAAGGAGCACCCTGATCTCCTGCAACAACTGCTGCAGTACACAGTCAATAAAATGCAGTTACTGAGTGGGACACTGGCCTCCCTCACCTCCGACGCCCTGCAGGAGACATGCAGCTACCTGCAGTCTGCTGCCAGCACCttggaaggaaaactgaaagcaaagcaaagctttgACGAGCGCCTGCTACAGACGGTGAGGCTGCTTGAAGCCTCAACAGTGGGATCCTCCCCGTCCCAAGGTGATGACAGGACTCTGTATTCTGAGGACAGTGGCATTGGCGTGGACAATGAATCCCTCAAAGAGTTCAGTGCTCTCGGCCTGCATGGAGGACAAGCAAGCTGTGATTCCTGTGCACATGGACATCTGTCTCAAAAGCATGCCAGAACAGTGGAGCACGTGCCTGATGGGACAGTGTCAACGGGCACAGCCGCATCCCATGACTGTGCGCTTGAAAGGcattttaaagatatattttattCATCTGTGCAGAGCAGGGAAGCGACTTCTTGTCAGGGTGCAGTACCAGGAGGCATTTCTACCATGCCCCAAGATGCAAGCTTGAGCAAAAGCCGTTCCTATAACTCCTTCCAGTCTGACTCTACTCAGGAAGGTGAACATTTCAAAATCTGTGAATCAATAGATTTTCcttctgatgatgatgatgacgacgaTGAAGGGAGCACCCTGGGGGAGGATGACGACAACACAAGTTTGTCAGAAATGGGGAAGGATGTTCTGCCAAGGAGGTCCCTATCTTCGCCTGCACTTGCTGATAACAAACAAAGGCAGTCCACCAAGAGGACGGAGAACGCAGAGACAGAGGAGATTATTCTGAAGATGAAAGATGCCATCAGTGAAAAAATTAAGTTTGTCCCAGCTAAATCCAGGCGTAAGGAATGGATAGAGGATGAGAGTGGAAGAGCAGTCCTAACAACAAGGCCCAGTACAGCAACGGGCAGCCAGAAAACCTTCAGGAAACAGCAACGGTCCAGGTCAGAGGAGTCCCTCAGGAGCCAGGCAGAGGACCCGACTCTCCTAGAGCTTCAGAGAACTCAAAAAGAGCTCAGCAAAAGGCTGGAAATGTTTTATGGAAAGAATGATACAGGTGACAACCCAGAGCCTTGGAAATCAAGAACAGCACCTTATCTGCAAGATGAGCAACTTATGTCTAGGTCCTCCAGCAAACTGAAGGCGTGCCTCTCAAAAAATTTCAGCATCCTGCCTAACCAGGATAAAGTCCCTTTGTTCATGGTTGATCAAAATCCTGCCCATCAGCTGGATGAAAAAAGAGGCAGGAAGCCTTTAAGAGTTACTGTGCCCACCCAGGAGACATCAGGAGGCAAAGAAAAGGAGCCTCCTGGAGCCCAAACACTCAGTGGCAGCAGCTGTGCCCCCCGACAGACTGTCAAAAAGCTTATTGAAACGTTCAGTCCTACTGACGACCTTGTAAAAGATGCACCTTTAAGATCTTTAGGACCAATAAAGTGCATCAGAAAATTTGGACTTCCAGTTATCCCACCCACCATTCCCTTTCAGAGAGGCCTGGCACCTTTAAATCTTAAGCACCGTATTTCCCCAGTAGAAGACACAAACCCTTTGAACACCGATGGAGTTTCTTCTGACTTCCCAAAAGCCTTTCCTCCTGCACCAGCTGCAGAATTAAGCAAGAAGGATACAAAGGAAGAGACTGGTGAAGACATTGAGagcctgccaccaccaccacctgaaATGTTAATGGACACTTCTTTTGACTTATCTGAGCCTGAAGAAACTGCAAGAATAGAACAAAACTCTTCAGAAGATGCCAAAAAGCCCACCAAAACAGAATTTCATGCTACTAAGAGATCGCAAGTTTCCCCAAAAATGAAAGCTTCCCTTCAGTCCATTGACTTATTGCCAAGTAAAAATATCAGCGGCCCGAGTGCAATTGCTAATAAAGGTCTAAGGAatactggagcaggggacgagaaACTGCAGAGGTACTCTCTGGAGCTGAACCCTACCAATGTGCACATCCCTACCCAGGAGGAGATATTGGCAACCCAAAGAAAAGAGGCTGCAGATTTGTACAAGCAAACCCATAAAATTATTCCTCTTCAAAATCCCAGTGGGGTTTCAAAACCACACAGCAACAGCTCAGAGAGCAAAGAGCCCAATTCACCTGCGTCTTCAGTGCAATACCAGAAGCACGGTTCTCCCGATTCGCTCAGGAGAAACGAAAAAGGCTCAGCGTTTGCCAGGAGGGTCTCCCCAACGAGAACTCCTCCTCCTTCTCCGCCAACTGAGAAACGGCTCTTCAGCCCCCCAACACACCACAGACACTCTCTGCAGGCTTTTAGCAACCCGCAACAGAGCTCACCCACCACGCAGAGGAAACCCagtcccccctccagccccagggtACCCAGCCCACCCTTGCAGAAGAAGCTGCCCTCTCCACCACCCCAGCGAAAACCACTCAGCCCTCCCGCGGGACACAGGCAAAGCTCGCTGACGCCGCACCGGCTCCCGGGCTCCCCATCCTACCGCCAAGATGCAAGCCCCCCTCCATTCCccactgccccctccccaccaaccTCCCCATCCCGCTCCTACAAGGGGCCAAGAGCTGGGCTGGATGCTGGGGACGAGCACCAGCTCTCCTCCTCCAAAAGGGGCAGCAATGTCCGTTCGATATTTTGCCCCGCCACCTCTTCCTTATTCGAAGCCAGACCTCCACCagtacccaccaaagccgctgCGGAGGCGACCAGCCAGCCTGAAACTTCACAGGTTTCCCAAAAGAGCAGTCTGCTTTTCCGGCAGCCCGGAGACCGGACTAGAAAGCTGTCCCTGAGTGCTGCCAATCCTCAGCCTTTCGTGAGGAGAAGTTTCTCTGACCGCCGACCAGGGGTCCAGTTTCGTCTTCCAGCTCCCGTAACAGCTGGCAGCGAACCTGCGCTTAACCAAGCAAGGTAAGAAACCTTCCACTTTAGGCTGAGAAAGCAGAAGTATAACACTGCGTcggctttctaaactcctgatgggaATTTAATGTCGTTAGAGATTTCCCCGAAAAGTGGCCTGTTCACGTACAGAACAGGTGGCTGGGCAAAGTTAGCACAGTAGTTGAACTAGATGATTCTTGTGGATCCCTTCCGACTGAAATTATTCTCTTCTCCTCCATTATATTGCCCCAGATTTCAGTAGACTACCAGTTTGAGTAAAGGGAAGAGTTAATTTTCCATGGCTTGCTCAAGCCTTAGACTTACACATCTGCTGTGACAGGCACCCCAGGGAAAATTCAGTGTTGATTTCATGGCACAGAACTCCCTTTATTTGCGTGGGGGCTAAAGACATCTGCATTCAATTCCTAAAAGATCTGAAGTAACCCTCAGGttataaatatctttaaataacCACGAGAAGGTAGGCTTGGACCAAGAGGAAGGGTATCGTTCCTAACATCGGCCTTTAAGCCAGTAAACTGTTCAGCTGAAATCTGTATTAGAATGTTTCAAATCAGGTGGCAAGAATGGCAGACAGATAATGTGTAGGCAAAGATCTGTATGGACGTAATTATAGCTTGAAATTTTGAGCTTCTTGTGTAGGCTTTCAGGTCTGGATGCTGATTTCAAGTCTGACGGGTCCCAGTTTTCAAAGTGGAAAAACCTCCCATGGCTACTGGAGATTCATTGCTCTGAAAAAGTCAGTTTAAATAAATTGAAGCATCAACATACACCAATTCCAAGTCTGCAAAAGCATTGATGGCCATTGTTATAAAATCTGGGCTTAGCTTTAAATTTTCtctaccacttaaaaaaaaaaaaaaagaaatcacaaaaccAGCCAGAAAACAGGAATGGGTATTTGGGAATACACAAAGATCAGTGTAACAGCCTAGAATTACAAAGTGGTGTTATTCTAGTTTCTTAGCATCTTAGGACGTTTAAGTCTATTAAGCTCTACGCTACGCAAGAGGATTAAGACCCTTCTCAGGTAAGCTTTCCTCGTGTGAGGAGTACTTTTATTCTTGCCACAGAGCAGCTGAAATCACATGAATCATCCCCATGAGTAGGGATTGCAAGACTAAGCCTAGCAGGAGTTAAAATCACACAAGCACTCAATGTGTTGCAGTACAGGGACAGTCGTGGATACTGAAGTCCCCAAAGACAGAATAAGGACCAAGTTTCCCACGCTGACAGTAGAGGAATGTGCTgaacaaaacatgcaaaacacAGTGGGAAATGCAAACCGTTTTGCATTCCCAGTTCTAATATTGCATTATATTCTGACATTTGAAGATTTCCTAAAAGTCCTGTACATTGTTGCtgggttttctgttgttgttgtgta from Accipiter gentilis chromosome 30, bAccGen1.1, whole genome shotgun sequence includes these protein-coding regions:
- the PCARE gene encoding photoreceptor cilium actin regulator; the protein is MGCTPSHSEIANTIARSGLKALNKPKSILRIDPGEKGIPLLVKGSSCYYIDEFYQYEIQRKEKEDKLSEEDKNDHLQLYSKAHSDPLISREDKKIERAATDADVVMSELIESQKHITEAIQIRKQSSCESEASAFIWDDKNESNAKQIPKKGKKQKNHKLAKQGRPSKSKEKSGLAPCETEKKVDFPEVLVKAHQSAYAYLNPNLSKYESILHMANQATQTQLFLQQMVTFLVLRFDEINQLLEEIANDGENLLKDVGGNLAWPAEKGDLKEHPDLLQQLLQYTVNKMQLLSGTLASLTSDALQETCSYLQSAASTLEGKLKAKQSFDERLLQTVRLLEASTVGSSPSQGDDRTLYSEDSGIGVDNESLKEFSALGLHGGQASCDSCAHGHLSQKHARTVEHVPDGTVSTGTAASHDCALERHFKDIFYSSVQSREATSCQGAVPGGISTMPQDASLSKSRSYNSFQSDSTQEGEHFKICESIDFPSDDDDDDDEGSTLGEDDDNTSLSEMGKDVLPRRSLSSPALADNKQRQSTKRTENAETEEIILKMKDAISEKIKFVPAKSRRKEWIEDESGRAVLTTRPSTATGSQKTFRKQQRSRSEESLRSQAEDPTLLELQRTQKELSKRLEMFYGKNDTGDNPEPWKSRTAPYLQDEQLMSRSSSKLKACLSKNFSILPNQDKVPLFMVDQNPAHQLDEKRGRKPLRVTVPTQETSGGKEKEPPGAQTLSGSSCAPRQTVKKLIETFSPTDDLVKDAPLRSLGPIKCIRKFGLPVIPPTIPFQRGLAPLNLKHRISPVEDTNPLNTDGVSSDFPKAFPPAPAAELSKKDTKEETGEDIESLPPPPPEMLMDTSFDLSEPEETARIEQNSSEDAKKPTKTEFHATKRSQVSPKMKASLQSIDLLPSKNISGPSAIANKGLRNTGAGDEKLQRYSLELNPTNVHIPTQEEILATQRKEAADLYKQTHKIIPLQNPSGVSKPHSNSSESKEPNSPASSVQYQKHGSPDSLRRNEKGSAFARRVSPTRTPPPSPPTEKRLFSPPTHHRHSLQAFSNPQQSSPTTQRKPSPPSSPRVPSPPLQKKLPSPPPQRKPLSPPAGHRQSSLTPHRLPGSPSYRQDASPPPFPTAPSPPTSPSRSYKGPRAGLDAGDEHQLSSSKRGSNVRSIFCPATSSLFEARPPPVPTKAAAEATSQPETSQVSQKSSLLFRQPGDRTRKLSLSAANPQPFVRRSFSDRRPGVQFRLPAPVTAGSEPALNQASLEESPRKAGDSWNSPCVPEIKESNRSASHPELYVVGQGLQRD